A single window of Drosophila suzukii chromosome 3, CBGP_Dsuzu_IsoJpt1.0, whole genome shotgun sequence DNA harbors:
- the LOC108014160 gene encoding uncharacterized protein, translating to MPHSKLHLWAVVGLLHLLTFATSAEDQLKNNTIVVQTPLQNYEQPTLRDYEECQQNRDNCINVCDYNKTCEDECPVCPELYDKPLMVQGINDTDIVAPPQAPINTTNIIRLTNEINNIIEHQIQNRNEVNVKVNQNVSQVGGRFGLGYNDHGSCCYVVRLDRECEQEGGRDCREKSRLRVCGERCQARVMLAKRVVQCDTEDSDQCHETIEYVPRRRRSHSRKSKQQTQCQYFGNNWPYFSCGQNPGQNGALVQPPRVKRSTCQQCLNYPYGYILQNGLPAECAGCFQGFGAPMMPIYNSPYMYNPFMPYPPYGNFPGFNNNGNNDGNNYGSSNGNNNDNNKVDSNIAGSGDDGWILCDDNNIENCLNKEDTKDSQQGPPAHLEKPSEDDRDSDDYNVEIMRRRRRQSRRNFVRSAYSKRNRENY from the exons ATGCCGCATTCCAAG CTGCACCTGTGGGCGGTGGTTGGGCTCCTCCACCTGCTGACCTTTGCCACCAGCGCCGAGGATCAGCTGAAAAACAACACGATAGTGGTGCAAACCCCACTCCAGAACTACGAACAGCCAACTCTACGGGATTACGAAGAATGCCAACAAAACAGAGATAATTGTATAAATGTTTGCGACTACAATAAGACCTGCGAAGATGAGTGTCCTGTTTGTCCGGAACTCTACGATAAACCCCTGATGGTTCAGGGCATTAACGATACAGATATAGTGGCACCCCCACAAGCCCCCATTAATACAACCAATATTATTCGCCTCACCAACGAGATCAACAACATAATCGAACACCAAATCCAGAATCGAAATGAGGTCAATGTTAAGGTTAATCAAAATGTCTCCCAGGTGGGAGGACGCTTTGGATTGGGCTACAATGACCATGGATCCTGTTGCTATGTGGTGCGTTTGGATCGGGAGTGTGAGCAAGAAGGTGGTCGTGATTGCAGGGAGAAAAGCCGTCTACGGGTTTGTGGCGAAAGGTGTCAGGCCAGAGTGATGTTGGCCAAAAGAGTGGTCCAGTGTGATACCGAAGATTCCGACCAGTGTCACGAAACCATCGAATATGTGCCGAGGAGGAGAAGATCCCACTCCAGGAAGTCCAAACAACAAACACAGTGTCAATACTTTGGCAACAATTGGCCATATTTCTCCTGTGGCCAAAATCCAGGGCAAAATGGAGCATTGGTTCAGCCACCAAGGGTGAAACGCTCCACTTGCCAGCAGTGTCTCAATTACCCGTATGGATACATTCTTCAAAATGGTCTGCCCGCCGAATGTGCAGGTTGTTTCCAGGGATTTGGAGCCCCCATGATGCCCATCTATAATTCTCCTTACATGTACAACCCATTCATGCCATATCCACCATATGGCAACTTCCCAGGTTTTAATAACAACGGAAATAATGATGGAAATAATTATGGAAGCAGCAATGgaaataataatgataataacAAAGTAGATAGCAACATCGCAGGTTCTGGAGACGACGGCTGGATCTTATGTGACGATAATAACATTGAAAACTGCCTAAATAAAGAGGATACCAAGGATTCACAACAAGGACCACCGGCTCATTTGGAAAAGCCATCGGAAGACGATAGAGATTCAGATGATTACAACGTTGAAATAATGAGAAGAAGACGCCGCCAAAGTCGCCGCAACTTTGTTCGTTCCGCGTACAGTAAACGCAATCGCGAAAACTACTAA
- the LOC108014155 gene encoding uncharacterized protein produces MSDRKERSRLPQLLLLICLGLFPAEVITNTIPIPCQNGQVYANGGCSPIIVNVFNGCGGQTGITCNTANPVVVPSTPGCPNAPLPPTVDPVTPEKPKVDPVNPACPNAPLHPTVDPVTTEKSKVDPVTPVCPNAPLQPSVDPVTPEKPKVDPVTPACPNAPLNPIVDPVTPACPNAPLNPNVVPPSCPNNCPSSQCPNNCPNSCNNNCSSNCPNNCPNASTPCPTLPPSTSNPQSTPAPQTTPTPQPALPPYNTPRPDPVPDPFPIPPPAPIIRCPEGTILIRGVCRLIFCGRYEIYNEGRCTQARCPAGYVWTGIRCSKPKPVEIGNIHIENYVHQAAGNLPHLVTNNVNNVEVNASIAIPGQTSDEEEEDEVEEVVVPKPPSGPCCNVFAPRICSTQVDQVGYKCFSRSQQQCGSFCSANKVVLAPPNVTTWTQDNNQMVVLPPNWAGHGCQSNGGPCQQAQNFYDCSGCAMGDFSTCSSYCYSYKCSTHNCAYYDQTQYCSQYPGQIGCRADDGWFPIS; encoded by the exons ATGTCTGATCGGAAAGAGCGTTCCCGGCTGCctcagctgctgctgctaatCTGCCTTGGTCTATTCCCTGCGGAGGTTATCACCAATACTATACCAATTCCCTGCCAGAATG GTCAGGTTTATGCCAATGGCGGTTGCAGTCCCATTATTGTGAATGTGTTTAATGGATGTGGTGGTCAAACGGGGATAACATGCAATACTGCTAATCCTGTGGTTGTCCCTAGTACTCCAGGTTGCCCCAACGCTCCTTTACCACCTACAGTGGATCCAGTTACGCCTGAAAAACCTAAAGTGGACCCGGTAAATCCAGCTTGTCCCAACGCTCCCTTACACCCTACTGTGGATCCAGTTACTACTGAAAAATCTAAAGTGGACCCGGTAACTCCAGTTTGTCCCAACGCTCCTTTACAACCTTCAGTGGATCCAGTTACTCCTGAAAAACCTAAAGTTGACCCGGTAACTCCTGCATGTCCCAATGCTCCCTTAAATCCTATAGTGGATCCCGTAACTCCAGCTTGCCCCAATGCTCCTTTAAATCCCAACGTGGTTCCTCCTTCCTGTCCTAATAATTGTCCATCCTCACAATGTCCAAACAATTGCCCCAATTCCTGTAATAATAATTGCTCCTCTAACTGTCCTAATAACTGTCCCAACGCTAGTACTCCATGTCCGACCCTTCCACCCTCAACTTCCAATCCCCAATCAACACCTGCTCCACAAACCACTCCCACGCCCCAACCAGCTCTACCACCATATAATACACCCCGTCCTGACCCAGTACCAGACCCTTTCCCTATTCCACCACCGGCTCCCATTATCCGCTGTCCGGAAGGAACAATCCTGATAAGAGGCGTCTGTCGTCTAATTTTCTGCGGAAGATATGAAATATACAACGAAGGACGCTGCACTCAGGCCCGCTGTCCTGCAGGATATGTTTGGACTGGAATTCGGTGTTCAAAACCCAAGCCCGTGGAAATCGGCAACATCCACATAGAGAACTATGTACACCAGGCAGCTGGAAATCTACCCCACCTAGTCACCAATAATGTAAACAATGTCGAGGTCAACGCCTCCATTGCCATCCCAGGACAAACCTCTgatgaggaggaggaggatgaggTGGAGGAAGTGGTGGTACCAAAACCCCCTTCAGGTCCCTGCTGCAATGTATTTGCCCCCCGAATTTGCAGCACTCAGGTGGATCAAGTGGGATACAAGTGCTTCAGCAGGAGCCAGCAGCAGTGTGGTTCCTTCTGCAGTGCCAACAAGGTGGTGCTCGCACCACCAAATGTAACCACCTGGACGCAGGACAACAACCAGATGGTGGTCTTGCCACCCAACTGGGCGGGTCACGGTTGCCAGTCCAACGGAGGCCCCTGCCAACAGGCTCAGA ACTTTTACGACTGCAGTGGCTGTGCAATGGGTGACTTTTCGACCTGCTCCTCGTATTGCTACTCCTACAAGTGCAGCACCCACAATTGCGCCTATTATGACCAGACCCAATACTGCTCCCAATATCCTGGTCAAATAGGCTGCCGAGCAGATGATGGATGGTTCCCAATATCGTAA
- the LOC108014156 gene encoding mucin-2, with product MLTKSVSSVLVAWLIFNAICGNAQADIVDALCPTGYQYINGKCYSSSVCPEGHYLNTDGKCYPQTNKKCPPGYFLNTDELCYRTNPEPCPFETTTTTTEPTTTSTTELTTTTTTTEPTTTTTTTEPTTTTTTTTEPTTTTTTTKATTTTTTTTTAPPVIEELTRCPPGSIFYESQCRKIVCSEGEYYAGRCISSACPPGTVWYGKRCQEPGYINTILEIANVIHNEHKYSVTSENINHVEYATAAPYDPDKDKSYDFSTPANTPDNIVAPPITTTRRPWIFPSLRPTTEQSVVDEPFPDRKPGPGCCFLKSPRICINYAPNWVCSSKEKKLCDPRVCTAPVVYLKPPKIVYDENTKRVVMPPNPPLLACSTSECKESEVLDCSGCKDHQRDKCSPSCYSYYCPNGTCAFMNTEDFCALYPGEFGCNAMDGCIWDWCSKKCY from the exons ATGCTTACAAAATCTGTTAGTTCGGTTCTGGTCGCCTGGCTGATCTTCAATGCAATCTGTGGAAATGCTCAAGCAGATATAGTG GATGCCTTGTGTCCCACGGGATACCAGTATATCAATGGCAAGTGCTACAGCTCATCTGTTTGTCCCGAAG GACACTACTTAAACACAGATGGAAAATGTTACCCACAGACTAATAAAAAGTGTCCACCTG gTTACTTTCTTAACACTGATGAATTGTGCTATAGGACTAATCCAGAACCCTGCCCTTTTGAAaccacaaccacaacaacGGAACCTACTACTACTTCAACAACAGAACTAACAACTACAACAACGACAACAGAACCCACCActacaacaactacaacagaaccaactactactactacaaCAACAACGGAACCCACCACTACTactacaacaacaaaagccaCTACTActacaacaactacaacaacag CACCTCCAGTAATTGAAGAACTTACTCGCTGTCCGCCGGGCTCAATATTCTACGAATCGCAATGCCGAAAAATCGTCTGTTCAGAGGGTGAATACTACGCTGGGCGCTGTATTTCATCGGCATGTCCACCGGGAACCGTTTGGTACGGAAAAAGGTGCCAAGAACCAGGATACATCAACACAATCCTTGAGATCGCCAATGTGATCCACAACGAGCACAAGTACTCGGTGACCAGTGAAAATATTAACCATGTGGAGTACGCTACAGCCGCACCTTACGATCCCGATAAGGACAAGAGCTACGACTTTAGTACACCCGCAAACACACCCGATAACATAGTGGCTCCaccaataacaacaacaagacGTCCCTGGATATTTCCAAGTTTAAGGCCAACTACGGAGCAGTCGGTGGTCGATGAACCATTTCCGGATCGTAAACCTGGTCCAGGCTGCTGTTTCCTGAAGAGTCCCCGCATCTGCATCAACTACGCCCCCAATTGGGTGTGCTCCAGCAAGGAGAAGAAGTTATGCGATCCCAGGGTCTGCACAGCCCCAGTGGTCTATCTCAAGCCGCCGAAGATTGTCTATGACGAAAACACTAAGCGCGTGGTGATGCCACCCAATCCGCCACTCTTGGCCTGCAGTACGTCGGAGTGCAAGGAGAGCG AAGTTTTGGATTGTTCCGGCTGCAAGGATCATCAGCGGGATAAGTGCTCTCCCAGCTGCTATAGTTACTACTGTCCTAATGGAACCTGCGCCTTTATGAATACCGAGGATTTTTGCGCCTTGTATCCGGGTGAATTTGGCTGCAATGCGATGGACGGTTGTATCTGGGATTGGTGCAGTAAGAAGTGCTACTAA